The sequence below is a genomic window from Thioclava nitratireducens.
TGCGCAGGCCGATGCCGATGCCCTTGCCCAGCGGCACATCGTCGCCGACGAATTGCAGGTTGTCCTGACCGTCGAAGGGCTTGAGCGCGTCCTTGTCGGCGAAGACCGCGTCGGCCTCGCCGTTCTTCACCGCCGCGATCGTGTCGTCGAGCGTGGCGTATTCGGCGAGCGTCGCACCGCTTTCGGCGACATGGGCCGCCTGGATCGTGCCGGTCTGCGCCGCGACCACGGCGCCCTTGAGATCGACGTTCGGATCCATCGCGAGATAAGCGGAGGGCGCCGGCGGGTAGTAGGGCTGGGTGAAGTCGATCGACTTCTCGCGCTCGGCGGTGATCGACATGCCAGCGATGATGGTGTCGTAGTTGCCGCTCAGCAGGTTCGGGATGATCGAATCCCAGTCATTGGTGACCCAGGTGCAATCGAGGCTCTCCATCTCGCAGA
It includes:
- a CDS encoding transporter substrate-binding domain-containing protein translates to MKKLILTAAILGLSAGIAAAETVRMGTEGAYPPYNYIDDNGEVAGFERELGDKLCEMESLDCTWVTNDWDSIIPNLLSGNYDTIIAGMSITAEREKSIDFTQPYYPPAPSAYLAMDPNVDLKGAVVAAQTGTIQAAHVAESGATLAEYATLDDTIAAVKNGEADAVFADKDALKPFDGQDNLQFVGDDVPLGKGIGIGLRKSDTELKNKLDDGISKMKADGSLNEMIKKYFGDKALTFKN